In Triticum aestivum cultivar Chinese Spring chromosome 5B, IWGSC CS RefSeq v2.1, whole genome shotgun sequence, the following proteins share a genomic window:
- the LOC123117506 gene encoding pollen allergen KBG 41-like translates to MAVQQCTVALFVAVAIVAGSAISYAAEAGHAPAGAQPKATTEEQKLIEKANNAFKAAVAAAAVVPPTDKDKCFHTTFIQNFGDWSLDGFTNASSTNASFSTRVSFAQVAASKIAQGATPEAKYDSFVAIFGESLRIIAGILEVHAVKPAREEVKGPIPAGELKAIDQIDTAFRTAATAADAAPAKDKSTVFDSAFSKAIKETMGGAYEAYKFVPALESAVKKTYAFFVPDRPQDKNMVFENALTDTIIALASAAAAPAPTPAAAPGGDKV, encoded by the coding sequence ATGGCAGTGCAGCAGTGCACGGTGGCGCTCTTCGTGGCCGTCGCCATCGTGGCCGGGTCAGCCATCTCGTACGCTGCCGAAGCCGGCCACGCCCCGGCTGGGGCACAACCCAAGGCCACAACCGAGGAGCAGAAGCTAATTGAGAAGGCCAACAATGCCTTCAAGGCGGCCGTGGCGGCCGCAGCCGTGGTCCCTCCAACAGACAAGGACAAGTGTTTCCATACCACCTTCATCCAGAACTTTGGCGACTGGTCACTCGACGGGTTCACCAACGCGTCCAGCACCAACGCCAGTTTCAGCACCAGGGTCTCCTTCGCTCAGGTGGCGGCCTCCAAGATCGCCCAGGGCGCTACCCCGGAGGCCAAGTACGACTCCTTCGTGGCCATTTTCGGCGAGTCGCTCCGCATCATCGCCGGCATCCTTGAGGTCCACGCCGTCAAGCCCGCCCGCGAGGAAGTCAAGGGGCCGATCCCTGCCGGGGAGCTCAAGGCCATTGACCAGATCGACACCGCCTTCAGGACTGCAGCCACCGCCGCCGATGCTGCCCCAGCCAAGGATAAGTCCACTGTCTTTGACTCCGCCTTCAGCAAGGCCATCAAGGAGACGATGGGCGGTGCATACGAGGCCTACAAGTTCGTCCCCGCCCTCGAGTCCGCCGTCAAGAAGACCTACGCCTTTTTTGTTCCTGATAGGCCCCAGGACAAGAACATGGTCTTTGAGAACGCCCTGACCGACACCATCATCGCCCTGGCCTCCgcggccgccgcccccgcccccactCCCGCTGCCGCCCCCGGTGGCGACAAAGTCTGA